actatgattttatattttttattgagtTATACCATTTCTCTTAAAAATTGGAAACGTGATTCCAAAATGGAGCCGTAAGCTTTCAAAAGGTATTTAAAGAGAATATTTTGGAAACGTCTTGGAAGCGAGTTTCTgcaagattccacaaactttcGATTCCGATTCTGAAATAGAAAGCGTACGTCCGATAAAGCTTCCATGCAACCTAGCTTCTAACACGATCATGGCTTAGCACGTGAAGCCACGTCTTTTCGTTTTTCGCGTTACCTAAGAAGCATTTACCTATTTACTATATTGTTCCTTGACCATAAAACACGATCGAACAGTACCATATTTTTCAGTATTTATAATTTGCTTAGTATTTCACAtatctgatgtttttttttgatatatgtATTTCACATATctgatgtttttatttactttgtttCGCAAAATTATAGATATCTACCTTTTCagatatccaatttttttaatatttataaatatttatggaTATTACGAATATTTCATCCACTTTGTTCAATAtaagtaaatttttaaaaatagtatcaatttacaatttttagaaatatcttttacatactaaaaaaaaattaaaaattaatgaaattagatgttttattaaatttcaaaattaataattttcttataacttttttcagaaaattatagttttgtataaagattttatattctttttaatttaaagttttataagtaacttttaaaataaaatgtaataattatatgttaaataataattatataatatctatcttattaaaacagaaacattctgttgaacctaacatttattttgtaagtttttaaattaaatacacctttatactttatagttaaacatacattaaatcactaatgttcctttctttatactactatccatgttcccaaacaatatacttatttctttatactactatcaacgtttccaaacaatatatttatttctttatactactatcaatgtttccaaacaatatattttttatactactatcaatgtttccaaataatacaataattaatcttaattattttatatctatcattttctctttaaattttttgtagaaacgtcataatttcataaatttcaaaatagtgaactttaaaatttcgattataagattacaaattatgaaactattacaatttaaatccaattagattatatatcggttatccatcagttcaatcggttagtttcgggttttagtgatttttaatatgaatatttagaaacataaattgaattgtcagatcttcggattaaccggtataatcacaatcgggttgaatttaaaaatactgatttaaatgcaaaaatattttaaatacacactctttaaaaattaccaaaatatttgttaaattattagtgaattttttcatcgtaaaatatctcgcgcttcaaaagcgcgggtcaaaatctagttatacatataaaactctatatttaatCGTAGTGTATATCTATTTGTATAAAAGTCAGAACGGATCGGATATCTGTctataaattttctaatatttgCGATTTAGTTCGTTTTTAATAGATCTTGAGTTTTagcagtcatcagactgttctgcgtgaaaatcaccaaactgcactgttttctgattcttttgttccagcaggtccatctcccatccagtgcaactcgagacctgtaatgactcgaaaaagactagaaagactcgataaagacttgaaaaccaattagaaaacatatatacaatgatgtataaaacaccatatatcaacatactaaaaaaaaatttaaaaattaatgaaattagatgttttattaaatttcaaaattaataattttcttataactttttttagaaaaattatatagttttgtataaagattttatattctttttaatttacagttttataagtaacttttaaaataaaatgtaataaattatatgttaaataataattatataatattatacatataaaactctatatttaatTGTAGTGTATATCTATTTGTATAAAAGTCAGaacggatcggatatccgtcTATAAGTTTTCTAATATTTGCGATTTAGTTCGTTTTTAATAGATACTgagttttattatttgttttgattcgaAAACTTATGGATATCCGGAGTTTCGAATCGAAACGAaacaaaataatgaattaaatcaaatttaacggataaaatgttcATCCCTAATTAACTCTCTAGTTTTGTTGATTATCTTTTTCGAAACACTATTTTGTTGATTATCCAGGTATTATTTTACTTGCAACAAATATGTAGATGTAGAGTAATAGAagtgatgatatatatatacatactagtggtattccggcgctatGCGCCGGGTTGTTATATTTTGTTCTCTAATGAGTTGATGATGGGTTAAGTCCTGTTCGTTTTGAGATCGCGACGTCTGGTTGATGCGATCAAAAATAAAGgaatgaaaacataatttaaaaggAAAAGTAAGAGAGGAGGTGAATGAATTTTTGTGTTTCTTGTCACTGGGATGAGAGAGAACATATAAACATGGCCGCTGTTTATTTTAGCGACACCAGAACCGAATTCCTTCTATTACTTTGTCGATGCGTCTTCAATTTTACACTCCGACAACCAATAAAGAGGATAATCATGATTAATTATCAGCCGCTGACGCCAGTTTCAGAGATCTCAAAATGAACAGGGCTTTATTTGATCTATTTGATGGTGGTTAATAATAGAATGTATTACTTTGTTTTGTAATTGCTTAGTTAAAAAGGAATAGCCTAAATGGTTTTCATAGATTAATggaataaaaatagaataaatagcTGAGTAGTTACAccaaagtaaaaataatttaacttaaaatataaagtaacattgatattccaaaataatatctaaaactatacaaaatagcctaaatactatttttaatgaAAGATATGTTCCAAAAAAGACAATTAAAAagacaattaaataaaatattttaaatagtattgggatattattttaaaaagacaattaaaatatttaaatccaTAATTGTGATTCATATATTGCCAAGAACTCGAAACATTTCACTTCAGATTTGGTTAGATTCTAATTTTTTGGatactaaaattttggatatttattGTTTAAGTTCGTGTTTGATATTACTTTTTGGTTAGGCTTTATTTTGTTCAGCCTTAATTCTATGTAACAAATACATAGGAAACACTTTCTAAgtagtttcaaaacaaaacaaaaagcttgAATAAATCCTTTTTGTTTTAGATAATACACTGTTGTAGTGCACTAACCAACGTTTGGCAGGTACACATAAAGCTGTAGTCGGTACTTCTGGTGCCATGTACCTGTTAGAAATTTAGAGCAATCACAATCAGCACATGTATCATTAATTTAACTACAAATAGATTATTATAAGGACTCTTTCCGATAGATTAGAGAAGTGAACCATTATTATAAGGACTCTTTTCGACAGATTAGAGAAGTGAACCTTACCAGCATGACAATACATACTCTATATATGGTGTACTCGAATTGACATCCCGAGCGAAGCCAAGATCAGTGATCTCAATGATGACAGTTTTTAGAGTTAATAAATTTCTGCATTAGAGAAATAAATATACACATGATTCAACTATGACTGCTAAAAAACCTGGAAATGAATCAAAACACGCCTCACACGTGGGTACCTGACTTTGAATCACGATGGAAGTATCCACGCTGATGATTTTAAGACATTAGCTTCCACTAAAATGATGATTTTAAACTTATACAGTTGAAAATTAACATGGTAGCAGGTGCAGTAAGTGCAGAAGGCAATTTCTACAGCTGATGATAATAATtctccaacattattaattgtTAGATACTAGAGAATCTCTTCGACCTGTTCAAGATGAAACCAAGTAAGTAAGAAACATATTTGACAAATAGAAAACTTTATTATGCATTTTTAAATGTCACTAAAATTGTTgtattttaggaaagttaccCTTGAATTCAAAACGATCTAGTTCTGTTGAAAACTTTTCGATATTTGGAGTAGTAGCTTACATAACTCCTCGTATTGTTCGGACAAAGTGACAGATTAGTAAGAAACTGAGATGATATCTTCGATTAAATGAGTCCATCTGCTTGTTAAGCATCCTAGTAAATAGCTCCTGCTCTTCAGCAACATAACCCATGTGCTCAAATTAGAGTGGCCACTTTTTCATACAAAAACGAAAGAGTCCCAAAATGGATTTActtagttgaaaaataaaaaaaacttacgaTCTTTCTCAAGAATGTACCATACTCTTTCTCAGCTTAAACATGCAGCCTTCTTAACACTTCTGCCCAAAGACTTATCGGTGCACATCGTCAAGTTTGTTCGTGGAGGTCGTGTAAGACttcactttgaaattttatattgtttcgCCTTAAGGTCAGAGAAACGGAGCTCTTGATTTGCCGAAGATAACAAACCTTGTATATAAGTACATCATGAGAGAGCTTGATAAGGGTTCAAGATGTATTAAAGAGGATGTAGTGGGCATCATTGGGTTGTATGTCATTATTGTAGACGTTTCTCAACAGAAGCAATGGGAAGGAGAAGCGGAACATTTCGATTTGGAAGAAAAGCGCTTGACGGCGAAGTTCGTTCCAACACATCTTCTCTGATTAGGGCTGGGCTAAGCGGgccaaaataaactaatttcTTAAACATGATGAAGATTTAGGCCCAGAAAAAATACTGAACAAATGAAGAATGACAGGTGTCAAAAAAAAccccaaagagaaaaaaagtctactttattgtattagatagatatatatctGAACGACAAAAATGTCCAGAGAAATTTCTACATCTCTAAAACAAAAATCTTCAGATAAAGTCACAATTATCTACATACATATATGAGAATAATCTGAGTTTAAAAACATTATCAATCAACTATTTTAATCTTACCATCCCTAAGATAAGCAACATCAATTCAAAAATGTGAAAACTTGAAATCATGAACTGATTCGTCATAAATACACGATCATGGTATTTTTCTCATTTCATTTAAGGAGATCAGAACatctttttgaaattcaaatGCAGTTGGTCTTTATTATGTTGAACATAAAATGCTCTTTTCGCAGACAATAAATCAAGGATATCAAGGGAAACTAAGATATATGGTTATGGGCAAGCTAGTAAATGGCACTATAAATACCGTAACAcccttattttatttttctttattatattaGATCAGCTGCAGGCTGCGGAATCTTAAGCAAAACCATGGCATTACCTACATGATCAAATTTAATTacgttaaaaatatatttatattctagttgattactttttatttatgcaAACAACATGTCAGATAATTAAACAAAACTTAATTTGTGCGCTAAAGATCAACGAGTATGTTGTAAATTAACTTTTCTTTATAGGAAAACAGCATaggaatatttttataacaattaataaagaaaaagtTTTTGAGAGTcgcaatataattttatttttaaaaacgtcAATAAATACAAAGAATAAAAAGGTAGCttcatacatacatacatacatacgcTGCATAATCTGCTCCCTCACCTCGTTCCTcgcgctctctctctctctctctttccttgAGAAACAAGCCACAGTCACAATCGATCTACTCTCTGATCTCTCCTATAGTACAATGGTTATTGTCGAGAGCTTCAGCCATGGGGAGCCAGAAACGCCGCGTTTCAGCGACGACCTTGCCTCAGGCTCAGCTTCCTCCACGCCGTTCGCCAGCGCTCCGTCGAGCCCCGGCCGTGGTCCACCGCCTGGCTATTTCTTCAGCGCGCCGTCGAGTCCGATGCATCATTTCTTCTTGTCCTCTGCCGCTGCTGCTCCGTCGGAGGAGAATCCGAAGCTCgattcttcgtcttcttctcctGGCGACTTCGAGTTCGATTTCTCGTCTCGGTTGTCTTCAAGCAGTGGCGGTGGTCCTCTAGGCGGCGTACCGATGACCTCCGCGGAGGAGCTCTTCTCCAACGGCCAGATCAAGCCGATGAAGCTCTCTTCCCACCTCGAGAAGCCTCAGGTCCTAGCGCCGCTTCTAGATCTTGAAACCGAGGAAGAAGACGGTAGGCGTGGGAGGGATCTGATGAAGCTGAGAAGCAGATCTGTTCACCGCAAAGCGagatctctctctcctctccgaAACGCAGCGTATCAATGGAacgaagaggaggaagaggagggaGGGAGTGAGGTGAAGGAGTGTATACGGAAGCTACAAGAAGATTACGAGACTAATAATAAGAGTAACGGAAACGTGACGTCAGCCGAAACGACGCCGTCTTGTTCCGCTTCTTCTTCACGGTCGTCGTCTTACGGAAGAAACTCGAAGAAATGGATCTTCCTCAAGGATCTACTTCACCGTAGCAAA
The sequence above is drawn from the Raphanus sativus cultivar WK10039 chromosome 7, ASM80110v3, whole genome shotgun sequence genome and encodes:
- the LOC108832361 gene encoding uncharacterized protein LOC108832361, with amino-acid sequence MVIVESFSHGEPETPRFSDDLASGSASSTPFASAPSSPGRGPPPGYFFSAPSSPMHHFFLSSAAAAPSEENPKLDSSSSSPGDFEFDFSSRLSSSSGGGPLGGVPMTSAEELFSNGQIKPMKLSSHLEKPQVLAPLLDLETEEEDGRRGRDLMKLRSRSVHRKARSLSPLRNAAYQWNEEEEEEGGSEVKECIRKLQEDYETNNKSNGNVTSAETTPSCSASSSRSSSYGRNSKKWIFLKDLLHRSKSEGSGKGKEKFWSNISFSPSSLKDKKLKSEDAAKKQKEKQPSPAKKSPTAGKPTNGLRKRRGLQPSAHELHYTTNRAQAEEMKKRTYLPYRHGLFGCLAFSSKGYSALNGLARSLNPVSSG